In the Pseudanabaena sp. PCC 7367 genome, one interval contains:
- a CDS encoding PP2C family protein-serine/threonine phosphatase, protein MSQVNLKRLLKKKEVSPIVKNIIEAIGAPISIYDAKGNLLVGSEANPDQARSPIEVGDQTIGWIVGLPESDDTVIGLIRFLAHNEIDKKRLASEVLNKYTEINLFYELSEKITANLEIPAVIEIIAEKARRLVKATSGSIMLMNEESGLLEVNFSFGLASTSNIKAIKPSEGIAGAVFATGKGEIVNDAASDPRFIAGSNPVGSLICAPLKTRDRVLGVINFSNSDPEVEYTAEDLQLMQTLAAQAAQAIENAVLQDNKVKDALARYEIEKGQKMQRDFLPDELKLPKEWELSALFKPARQVAGDFYDSFMLPSGGIGVVIADVCDKGVGSALFMALFRSLIRVFSTENDLGSISITQADTEKAKGHTQIINLGHVNALRAVKLTNDYVADNHSNLNMFATLFFGIIDPKTGLLTYVNGGHEPLAIISDTGIKSRLMPTGPAVGMLPGMKFRIQQIELEPGDMLVGYTDGVTEAKNPTSKFFTENRLVEILEHPESHPSATQLLDRIDQDLMEFIADADQFDDITMIAVRRCPNS, encoded by the coding sequence ATGAGTCAGGTAAACCTTAAGCGGTTGCTCAAGAAAAAAGAGGTTTCGCCCATAGTCAAAAATATAATAGAAGCGATTGGCGCACCAATTTCTATATATGACGCTAAAGGTAACTTGCTGGTAGGCAGCGAGGCCAATCCCGACCAAGCGCGATCGCCGATCGAAGTGGGTGATCAAACAATCGGCTGGATCGTTGGTTTGCCGGAGTCTGACGATACGGTGATCGGCCTAATTCGTTTCCTTGCCCACAACGAAATTGATAAAAAACGCCTCGCCAGCGAAGTATTAAACAAATATACCGAAATCAATCTCTTCTATGAGCTGTCGGAAAAGATTACCGCCAACCTAGAAATCCCCGCCGTAATTGAAATTATTGCCGAAAAAGCCAGACGCTTAGTTAAGGCTACTAGCGGCTCGATCATGTTAATGAATGAAGAGAGTGGTTTACTGGAAGTAAATTTCTCCTTTGGCCTTGCCAGTACCAGTAATATCAAAGCGATCAAACCCAGTGAAGGGATCGCCGGTGCGGTGTTTGCCACGGGCAAGGGGGAAATTGTCAATGATGCAGCCTCCGACCCCCGCTTCATTGCTGGTAGTAATCCGGTTGGTTCATTAATCTGCGCCCCCCTAAAAACCAGGGATCGGGTTTTGGGTGTAATTAATTTTAGTAATTCAGATCCAGAAGTTGAATACACAGCAGAAGATTTGCAATTAATGCAAACCCTGGCAGCTCAGGCAGCTCAGGCGATCGAAAATGCGGTTTTGCAGGACAACAAAGTTAAGGATGCCCTGGCACGCTATGAGATCGAAAAGGGACAGAAAATGCAGCGGGACTTCTTGCCTGATGAACTAAAACTACCCAAAGAATGGGAACTATCAGCGCTATTCAAACCAGCCCGCCAGGTTGCTGGTGATTTCTATGACTCGTTTATGTTGCCCAGTGGTGGGATTGGCGTAGTGATCGCCGATGTCTGCGACAAAGGGGTTGGCTCTGCCCTGTTTATGGCCTTGTTCCGCAGCTTGATCCGCGTATTTTCCACCGAAAACGATTTAGGCAGTATTTCAATTACCCAGGCTGACACAGAGAAAGCCAAGGGACATACGCAGATTATTAACCTGGGGCATGTGAATGCTTTGCGTGCAGTCAAACTTACCAATGATTATGTAGCTGATAATCACAGCAATCTAAATATGTTTGCGACCCTGTTCTTTGGCATCATCGATCCCAAAACTGGACTGCTAACTTATGTTAATGGTGGCCATGAACCCTTAGCGATCATTAGTGATACTGGCATTAAATCGCGCCTGATGCCGACCGGGCCTGCGGTGGGAATGTTGCCGGGGATGAAGTTTCGGATTCAACAAATTGAGCTAGAACCCGGTGATATGCTGGTGGGCTATACCGATGGGGTGACTGAAGCTAAAAACCCCACCAGTAAATTCTTTACGGAAAATCGCCTAGTAGAGATCCTCGAACATCCTGAGTCTCATCCAAGTGCCACTCAATTACTCGATCGCATTGATCAGGACTTAATGGAATTTATTGCCGATGCCGATCAGTTTGATGATATTACGATGATCGCGGTGAGGCGCTGCCCTAATAGCTAA
- the pseB gene encoding UDP-N-acetylglucosamine 4,6-dehydratase (inverting) has product MFDDSTILITGGTGSFGKQCVKTLLERYKPRKIIVYSRDELKQYEMAQQFSDRAMRYFIGDVRDRDRLNLAMRDVDYVIHAAALKQIPAAEYNPMECIKTNIHGANNVIDVAMASGVKKVIALSTDKAVNPINLYGATKLAADKLFVAANNLAGRLPTRFAVVRYGNVVGSRGSVVPLFQRLKQEGSTEIPITDPRMTRFWITLPQGIDFVLKNFARMKGGEIFVPKIPSMTITDLAAALAPGIPTKIIGIRPGEKLHEAMCPAEVSHLTWDFEDHYVIAPTIQFTEQDHYQRNALGEAGKLVSEGFSYSSETNTDWLTAEQLLQMID; this is encoded by the coding sequence ATGTTTGACGACTCCACAATTTTGATCACCGGCGGCACCGGTTCCTTTGGTAAGCAATGCGTCAAGACCCTATTAGAGAGATATAAACCCCGCAAAATAATTGTTTATTCCCGTGATGAATTAAAGCAATATGAGATGGCACAGCAGTTTAGCGATCGTGCCATGCGTTACTTCATTGGTGATGTCAGAGACCGCGATCGGCTCAACCTGGCCATGCGCGATGTCGATTATGTGATTCATGCCGCAGCACTCAAGCAAATTCCAGCGGCGGAATACAACCCAATGGAATGTATCAAAACCAATATTCATGGTGCCAATAATGTGATCGATGTGGCGATGGCCAGCGGGGTCAAGAAAGTGATCGCCCTTTCCACCGACAAAGCCGTCAACCCGATTAATCTATACGGTGCAACTAAGCTAGCCGCCGATAAACTATTTGTGGCTGCAAATAATCTGGCAGGGCGATTGCCTACCCGATTTGCGGTGGTGCGCTATGGCAATGTGGTCGGCTCGCGGGGGTCAGTGGTGCCCCTGTTCCAACGCCTAAAGCAAGAAGGATCAACTGAAATCCCGATCACCGATCCGCGTATGACCCGCTTTTGGATTACCCTGCCCCAGGGGATCGATTTTGTGCTCAAGAATTTTGCCCGGATGAAGGGAGGCGAAATTTTTGTGCCCAAGATTCCTTCCATGACCATCACTGACCTGGCGGCAGCCCTGGCTCCTGGCATTCCCACCAAAATTATTGGCATCAGGCCGGGTGAGAAACTACATGAAGCCATGTGCCCAGCAGAGGTATCGCATCTAACCTGGGATTTTGAAGACCACTATGTGATCGCACCGACGATCCAATTTACCGAGCAAGATCACTATCAACGCAATGCCCTAGGTGAGGCTGGCAAACTAGTCTCAGAAGGCTTTAGCTATAGCTCGGAGACTAATACTGATTGGCTGACGGCGGAGCAGCTTTTGCAGATGATCGATTAA
- the pseC gene encoding UDP-4-amino-4,6-dideoxy-N-acetyl-beta-L-altrosamine transaminase, producing the protein MSDSEWIPYGKQDINQQDIDSVIEVLRSPWITQGPAIERFEAKVANHCGAKYAVAVSSATAALHIACLAAGLQPGDWLWTSPNTFVASANCGLYCGAQVDFVDINPRTYNLSIAELERKLAQAERTSRSPKVLIPVHMAGQSCEMEQIAALSRKYGFKVIEDASHGIGAQYQNKHQNKYQNQPVGDCRFSDMTVFSFHPVKIITTGEGGMVVTNNPDLYEKLIRLRTHGITRNQNLMVGDPHGTWYYQQLELGYNYRITDIQAALGASQMDRLTEFVQRRRDLAKRYDRLLKDLPIALPWQHPDTLSSWHLYIIRLQLKQISLSHSQVFDALRSAQIGVNLHYIPVHIQPYYQNLGFKWGDFPAAEQYYREAISIPLFSGMSEAQQDRVISTLTRILSK; encoded by the coding sequence ATGAGTGATAGCGAGTGGATTCCCTATGGCAAGCAGGACATAAATCAGCAGGATATTGACAGTGTGATCGAGGTGCTGCGATCGCCCTGGATTACCCAAGGGCCAGCGATCGAGCGATTTGAGGCAAAGGTAGCCAACCATTGTGGTGCTAAATATGCGGTAGCGGTGAGTAGTGCTACGGCGGCCTTACATATTGCCTGTCTGGCAGCAGGTTTACAACCGGGCGATTGGCTTTGGACTTCGCCTAATACTTTTGTAGCCTCGGCAAATTGCGGTTTATATTGCGGCGCACAGGTGGATTTTGTGGACATTAATCCACGTACCTATAACCTAAGCATCGCGGAGCTAGAGCGAAAGTTGGCGCAGGCAGAAAGAACTAGCCGATCGCCCAAGGTATTGATCCCAGTGCATATGGCGGGGCAATCCTGTGAGATGGAGCAGATTGCAGCCCTGTCTCGAAAATATGGCTTTAAAGTAATCGAAGATGCCTCACATGGGATCGGCGCACAGTATCAAAATAAGCATCAAAATAAGTATCAAAACCAGCCTGTGGGCGATTGTCGGTTCTCGGATATGACCGTGTTTAGCTTCCACCCAGTGAAGATCATTACCACCGGTGAGGGTGGCATGGTGGTTACTAATAATCCCGACCTGTATGAAAAGCTAATCAGGCTGCGTACCCACGGCATTACCCGCAACCAAAACCTAATGGTGGGCGATCCCCACGGAACCTGGTATTACCAGCAACTGGAGCTAGGCTATAACTATCGCATCACCGATATTCAAGCTGCTTTGGGTGCTTCACAAATGGATCGCCTGACTGAATTTGTGCAACGTCGCCGCGATCTGGCCAAGCGCTACGATCGCCTCTTAAAAGACCTGCCGATCGCCCTGCCCTGGCAACATCCTGATACTCTCTCTAGCTGGCATTTATATATTATTCGCTTGCAGTTAAAGCAAATTAGCCTCAGCCATAGTCAGGTTTTTGATGCCCTACGATCGGCTCAAATTGGTGTGAATTTGCATTATATTCCTGTCCATATCCAACCTTACTATCAAAATCTGGGGTTTAAATGGGGGGATTTTCCGGCGGCGGAACAATATTACCGCGAGGCGATCAGTATTCCGCTTTTCTCTGGTATGAGTGAGGCTCAACAGGATCGGGTTATCTCAACTTTAACCAGAATTTTAAGTAAGTAA
- the arsC gene encoding arsenate reductase (glutaredoxin) (This arsenate reductase requires both glutathione and glutaredoxin to convert arsenate to arsenite, after which the efflux transporter formed by ArsA and ArsB can extrude the arsenite from the cell, providing resistance.), translated as MSVTIYHNPKCGTSRNVLALIRNSGEEPEIIEYLKNPPTREKLVSLIEQMAIAPRDLLRRKGTPYDELGLADPKWSDDQLIDFMLEQPILINRPIVVTAKGTKLCRPSEAVLDILGNPQKGEFSKEDGQAVVDSKGDRLV; from the coding sequence ATGTCTGTAACCATCTATCACAATCCCAAATGTGGTACTTCGCGTAATGTGTTGGCGCTAATCCGCAACAGTGGCGAGGAGCCGGAAATCATTGAATATCTAAAAAATCCACCCACCCGCGAAAAGCTGGTGAGCCTGATTGAGCAAATGGCGATCGCCCCTAGGGATCTACTGCGGCGCAAGGGCACACCCTATGATGAATTGGGCTTAGCTGATCCCAAGTGGAGTGATGATCAATTAATTGATTTCATGCTTGAACAGCCAATTTTGATTAACCGACCGATCGTGGTTACGGCTAAGGGAACCAAGCTCTGCCGCCCGTCTGAGGCTGTATTGGATATTCTGGGAAATCCCCAAAAAGGTGAATTCAGCAAAGAAGATGGTCAGGCAGTGGTAGACAGCAAGGGCGATCGGCTGGTCTAA
- a CDS encoding cell wall hydrolase translates to MQSDRNLDSAKPKMGDKKSLEQSFAEIDRRLGRAKPFCQESSSLLRLTKRDKRRPALVIWLAILILAIGIGGYWRYRNYPQLSDRNVELLARVLMSEASIGTDAERRAVGLTVINRMELEGTNRVSKVVKVGGFYHYATNQDPTLYPEYFQLAEQLLAGQIEDFTDGATHFFSPHSMPKKGQSTAGFDCEGGLSRYRNPVSASAERICTPGWSKTLEYVYLEDRNVRPYYFEFYR, encoded by the coding sequence ATGCAATCAGACCGCAACTTAGACTCGGCCAAGCCAAAGATGGGTGATAAAAAAAGCCTGGAACAGAGTTTCGCTGAAATCGATCGCCGTCTGGGGCGAGCCAAGCCATTCTGTCAGGAGTCCTCTAGCCTATTGCGGCTAACCAAGCGGGACAAACGCCGTCCAGCTCTAGTGATTTGGCTTGCAATTTTGATCCTGGCGATCGGCATTGGTGGCTATTGGCGCTATCGAAACTATCCTCAGCTTAGCGATCGTAATGTGGAACTGCTGGCGCGGGTGTTGATGTCGGAGGCCTCGATCGGTACCGATGCAGAACGGCGGGCAGTGGGGCTGACGGTGATCAATCGGATGGAGCTAGAGGGCACTAATCGAGTTAGCAAAGTGGTTAAGGTGGGTGGTTTTTATCACTATGCCACCAATCAAGACCCCACCCTATATCCAGAATATTTTCAGTTGGCGGAGCAATTGTTAGCAGGGCAGATCGAAGATTTTACCGATGGCGCAACCCATTTCTTTTCGCCTCATTCTATGCCCAAAAAAGGCCAGAGCACCGCTGGGTTCGATTGTGAAGGTGGTTTAAGTCGCTATCGCAATCCAGTTAGTGCCTCAGCGGAGCGCATTTGTACGCCAGGGTGGAGTAAGACGCTGGAGTATGTGTATTTGGAAGATCGCAATGTGCGGCCTT
- the kdsA gene encoding 3-deoxy-8-phosphooctulonate synthase, translating into MPPTNQKIQTQITDTLLIGDGCPLALISGPCVIESADFTLKMADEINKVCDRLGVPYIFKSSFDKANRTSIDSFRGQEFDRGLEILQQVKDKIGVPVLTDIHESYQAATVAEVVDVLQIPAFLCRQTDLLLAAAATGKAINIKKGQFLAPWDMQNVVTKLEHGGAQNMLLCERGTSFGYNALIVDFRSLPQMRDLGYPVVFDATHSVQMPGGQGNKSGGQRQFVPHLARAAVAVGVDAIFMEVHADPDRALSDGPNMVPLAQLEALLQQLITIRNIHKTMPTVSFD; encoded by the coding sequence ATGCCCCCAACCAATCAAAAAATCCAAACTCAAATTACTGATACTTTGTTGATCGGTGATGGTTGCCCATTGGCTTTGATTAGTGGCCCCTGCGTGATCGAATCGGCGGATTTCACCTTAAAGATGGCGGATGAAATCAATAAAGTTTGCGATCGCCTGGGTGTGCCCTATATCTTCAAGTCATCTTTTGATAAAGCCAACCGCACCTCGATCGACTCGTTTCGGGGGCAGGAGTTCGATCGGGGTTTAGAGATCCTGCAACAGGTCAAAGACAAAATCGGTGTGCCCGTACTCACCGATATCCATGAAAGCTATCAGGCGGCAACGGTGGCGGAAGTGGTGGATGTGTTGCAAATCCCGGCGTTCCTCTGTCGGCAAACCGATCTATTGCTGGCGGCAGCAGCGACGGGTAAAGCAATCAACATCAAAAAGGGGCAGTTTCTAGCGCCCTGGGACATGCAGAATGTGGTAACTAAGCTGGAGCATGGCGGTGCCCAGAATATGCTGCTGTGTGAGCGTGGTACTTCCTTTGGCTACAATGCTTTGATCGTAGATTTTCGATCGTTGCCCCAGATGCGTGACCTTGGCTATCCAGTGGTATTTGATGCCACCCATAGTGTGCAAATGCCCGGTGGTCAGGGCAATAAGTCCGGTGGTCAGCGTCAGTTTGTGCCCCACCTGGCCAGGGCAGCGGTAGCCGTGGGGGTGGATGCAATATTCATGGAGGTGCACGCAGACCCCGATCGCGCCCTTTCTGATGGCCCAAACATGGTGCCATTGGCTCAGCTTGAAGCATTATTGCAACAGTTAATTACAATCCGTAATATCCACAAGACAATGCCAACGGTAAGTTTTGACTAG
- a CDS encoding KpsF/GutQ family sugar-phosphate isomerase: MQRVNQDMNAANRVAELLRLEAKAIAQTADRLQTNQVGQALKLLVECQGKVVLAGVGKSGIVAQKIAATLTSIGTVAICLHPCDALHGGLGVVMANDVAILLSNSGETEEILGMLPHLQYRQVPIVAIVGNLNSTLARKADVVLDASVDREACPLNLAPTTSTTVALTIGDALAMTVTQIKGLTPADFALNHPAGRLGKRLTLRVATIMHDITNCATLTPNDSWLEIVSGISKGGLGAALVVDAMGHLLGIITDGDLRRTIEHTDLSNIKALTASAIMTQAPITIAADTLAYDALQLMENRPSQISVLPVVDPENYCMGLLRIHDVVRSGL, from the coding sequence ATGCAACGGGTAAATCAAGATATGAATGCAGCTAATAGAGTGGCTGAATTGCTCCGGCTGGAGGCAAAGGCGATCGCCCAAACCGCCGATCGGCTGCAAACTAATCAAGTCGGTCAGGCCTTGAAGTTGCTGGTGGAATGCCAGGGTAAGGTAGTGCTGGCGGGGGTGGGCAAGTCGGGGATTGTGGCTCAAAAGATCGCTGCCACCCTCACCAGCATCGGCACGGTGGCGATCTGCTTGCATCCCTGTGATGCTTTGCATGGTGGTTTAGGTGTGGTCATGGCCAATGATGTGGCGATCTTACTTAGCAACAGTGGCGAAACCGAAGAAATCCTGGGCATGTTGCCCCATCTTCAATATCGGCAGGTGCCAATCGTGGCGATCGTGGGCAATCTGAATTCAACCCTGGCACGGAAAGCCGATGTGGTGCTAGATGCTTCTGTCGATCGTGAAGCCTGTCCGCTGAACCTGGCCCCGACTACCAGCACTACAGTTGCCCTTACGATCGGTGATGCCCTGGCCATGACCGTTACTCAAATCAAAGGACTCACTCCGGCAGATTTTGCCCTGAATCATCCCGCTGGACGACTAGGCAAACGATTGACATTACGGGTGGCAACCATAATGCATGATATTACCAACTGCGCGACGCTGACACCAAACGACTCCTGGCTAGAGATTGTAAGTGGTATTAGCAAAGGTGGCCTGGGGGCTGCGTTAGTAGTAGACGCAATGGGTCACCTACTGGGCATCATCACCGATGGCGATCTGCGCCGCACGATCGAGCATACCGATCTCAGCAACATCAAAGCATTAACCGCAAGCGCAATCATGACCCAAGCGCCCATTACGATCGCCGCTGATACCTTGGCCTATGATGCCCTGCAACTGATGGAAAATCGTCCTTCGCAAATTTCGGTTTTGCCTGTGGTCGATCCAGAAAATTACTGTATGGGCTTGTTGCGCATTCATGATGTGGTCAGGAGCGGATTGTAA
- a CDS encoding phage holin family protein, whose product MVEFLVVWLVVAIGLIVVSKLGLGIEVDDFGSALFGAGALGIVNALIRPVLAFFSFPIVLLTLGLFALVINGVCLMIAAALVPGFKVKGFFGAVIGSIALTIFNLIVFKLAGVT is encoded by the coding sequence ATGGTTGAATTTTTAGTTGTATGGCTCGTTGTTGCGATTGGCCTGATCGTAGTCTCCAAACTTGGCTTGGGAATTGAAGTCGACGACTTTGGCTCCGCTCTGTTTGGCGCAGGGGCGCTCGGTATTGTCAATGCCCTGATCCGACCGGTATTGGCATTTTTCTCTTTTCCGATCGTATTGCTGACCCTCGGCCTATTTGCACTGGTCATAAACGGAGTTTGCCTGATGATCGCTGCTGCCCTGGTGCCTGGGTTTAAGGTAAAAGGCTTTTTCGGTGCGGTGATTGGTTCGATCGCCCTGACTATATTTAACCTGATCGTTTTTAAACTAGCCGGTGTAACCTAA
- the kdsB gene encoding 3-deoxy-manno-octulosonate cytidylyltransferase, with protein sequence MEILAVVPARYESQRFPGKVLAKLGDRPMVQWVYEATKSCPAFTKVLVATDSEKVADCVRGFGGEVAITRSDHRTGTDRVAEVAQRYPDMQVVVNVQGDQPFVTAEMLTSLIQPYLDGATPEMTTLGCPLDLVDIETDYSDPNVVKVITDRQGNALYFSRSPIPYRRNPAQIATLPVFHHLGLYAFRQDFLSKYAKLAPTPLEQCEGLEQLRVLEHGYRIVVCHTAQSVLEVNTPAEMQRAQAMIANT encoded by the coding sequence ATGGAAATATTGGCAGTAGTGCCGGCAAGGTATGAGTCGCAACGCTTTCCTGGCAAGGTTTTAGCAAAGTTAGGCGATCGGCCGATGGTGCAATGGGTCTATGAGGCAACCAAGTCTTGCCCAGCTTTTACTAAGGTCTTGGTGGCAACGGACAGTGAAAAGGTGGCCGATTGTGTGCGTGGGTTTGGCGGCGAGGTGGCGATCACCCGCAGCGATCACCGTACAGGCACCGATCGGGTTGCGGAAGTGGCGCAGCGATATCCAGACATGCAGGTGGTGGTGAATGTGCAGGGCGATCAACCATTTGTGACGGCGGAGATGTTAACTAGTTTGATTCAGCCCTATCTGGATGGGGCAACGCCGGAAATGACTACCCTGGGTTGTCCACTGGATCTCGTAGATATTGAAACTGATTATAGCGATCCCAATGTGGTCAAGGTAATCACCGATCGCCAGGGCAATGCCTTATATTTTTCTCGATCGCCCATTCCCTACCGACGCAACCCTGCTCAGATTGCTACTTTGCCCGTCTTCCATCACCTTGGTTTGTATGCGTTCCGGCAGGACTTTTTAAGTAAATATGCTAAGCTAGCGCCAACCCCACTGGAGCAATGCGAGGGGCTAGAACAGTTGCGGGTATTGGAGCATGGCTATCGGATTGTGGTTTGCCATACAGCTCAATCAGTTTTGGAAGTGAACACGCCAGCAGAAATGCAAAGGGCACAGGCAATGATCGCCAATACCTGA
- a CDS encoding KdsC family phosphatase yields the protein MDAHYESPREAMNQISELELIKKLAPIELLVLDVDGVLTDGGLYYTETGAELKKFNAKDGMGIKLVMKAGVAVAIITASASQVVLKRSQKLGIPHVFLDVTDKLNTLKQLCQELSIALEQVVYMGDDVNDLESMRSVGCPITVADAMPINKSVAVYVTQHGGGKGAVREICDLLVKAKSQ from the coding sequence ATGGATGCGCATTATGAATCACCAAGAGAGGCAATGAACCAGATCAGTGAACTGGAATTAATTAAAAAACTAGCCCCGATCGAATTGCTGGTGCTTGATGTGGATGGTGTGCTTACCGATGGAGGGCTGTACTACACCGAGACAGGGGCAGAGCTGAAGAAATTCAATGCCAAGGATGGGATGGGGATCAAGCTGGTGATGAAAGCAGGTGTGGCAGTAGCGATCATCACGGCTAGTGCTTCCCAGGTGGTTTTGAAGCGATCGCAAAAGCTGGGCATTCCCCATGTGTTTCTTGATGTGACGGACAAGCTGAATACCCTCAAGCAACTATGCCAGGAGTTAAGCATTGCCCTAGAGCAGGTGGTGTATATGGGTGATGATGTTAATGACTTAGAATCAATGCGATCGGTGGGCTGCCCGATTACGGTGGCTGATGCGATGCCGATCAATAAATCAGTGGCGGTATATGTAACTCAACATGGGGGCGGCAAAGGGGCAGTACGCGAAATTTGCGATTTACTGGTCAAGGCCAAAAGTCAGTGA
- a CDS encoding DUF928 domain-containing protein, whose product MLRQSTKYFNQRLRNLVRSAVATIAFVGIVATPAISLAKGTFKPPKDEVPPRTRGTAAGRRDACQTTKAIASFESGDRFLNLVPLAPDSYLGKTTSRQPTLTWYVQDCYINLPLRISLYEYDAAKDKLMPQPLFSKSLTTTPGLMALSLAGEAVELEPNQLYAWVAVIESSKQNPSKNAFSRRPIQVVAASESLTEELANASSSVEKIKLYAQNGFWYDAIATAIEQIEAAPANSIESGQVAATMRSLISDLATLEELKEPPLQPDNHRFSHSLRQVLGQQELDNLDNKAIELVEASQ is encoded by the coding sequence ATGCTTAGACAATCTACAAAATACTTTAATCAACGGCTCAGAAATCTGGTCAGGTCAGCCGTGGCCACGATCGCTTTTGTGGGGATAGTTGCTACGCCAGCGATTTCCCTGGCCAAGGGCACCTTCAAACCACCCAAGGATGAAGTACCACCAAGAACCAGAGGAACGGCGGCTGGACGCAGGGATGCCTGCCAGACCACCAAGGCGATCGCATCTTTTGAATCTGGCGATCGTTTCTTGAACCTGGTGCCGCTTGCTCCCGACAGCTATCTGGGCAAAACCACATCCAGGCAACCGACCCTGACCTGGTATGTACAGGATTGCTATATCAATCTACCGCTGCGCATCTCGCTATATGAATATGATGCGGCCAAAGATAAGCTCATGCCCCAGCCTTTGTTTAGTAAGAGCCTGACCACTACACCAGGATTAATGGCTCTGTCGCTGGCGGGTGAAGCCGTAGAACTAGAACCCAATCAGCTTTATGCCTGGGTAGCGGTAATTGAATCCAGCAAGCAAAATCCATCTAAAAATGCCTTTAGTCGTAGACCGATTCAAGTGGTAGCAGCGTCAGAATCACTAACCGAGGAACTTGCTAACGCCTCTAGCTCGGTTGAGAAAATTAAGCTATATGCCCAAAATGGCTTCTGGTATGACGCAATTGCCACTGCGATCGAGCAAATTGAAGCTGCTCCAGCCAATTCTATTGAATCTGGGCAGGTGGCAGCAACAATGCGATCGTTGATTAGTGATTTGGCTACCCTGGAAGAATTAAAGGAACCACCGCTGCAACCAGACAACCACAGATTTAGCCACAGCCTGCGTCAGGTGTTGGGGCAGCAGGAGCTAGATAATTTAGATAATAAGGCGATCGAGTTGGTGGAAGCTAGTCAGTAA